A region of Laspinema palackyanum D2c DNA encodes the following proteins:
- a CDS encoding ribbon-helix-helix protein, CopG family, with translation MLRIRLNTQELDRLKAEAERRELSMSEVIRDYIKRMPKPKKGSDGLLDEVQTPAMVE, from the coding sequence ATGCTTAGGATTCGATTAAATACTCAAGAATTAGACCGCCTGAAAGCAGAAGCTGAACGGCGTGAACTTTCAATGTCAGAAGTAATTCGAGACTACATTAAACGAATGCCTAAACCCAAAAAAGGTTCAGATGGATTATTAGATGAAGTTCAAACGCCAGCAATGGTGGAATGA